A single genomic interval of Arachis duranensis cultivar V14167 chromosome 7, aradu.V14167.gnm2.J7QH, whole genome shotgun sequence harbors:
- the LOC107457853 gene encoding peptidyl-prolyl cis-trans isomerase FKBP20-1, producing the protein MGDAIDLTGDGGVTKTILIKSKLDAVSPTEDFPLVDVHYEGTLADTGEVFDTTHEDNSIFTFEIGSGSVIRAWDIAVRTMKVGEIAKITCKPEYAYGSAGAPPDIPPGATLVFEVELVACRPRKGSSLGSVSEERARLEEIKKQREMAAAAKEEEKKKREEAKAAAAARVQAKLESKKGKGKGKGK; encoded by the exons ATGGGTGATGCAATTGATTTGACTGGTGATGGAGGAGTCACTAAAACCATTCTGATAAAAAGCAAGCTGGATGCTGTGTCTCCAACAGAAGATTTTCCTCTTGTTGATG TGCATTATGAAGGCACACTTGCTGATACTGGTGAAGTATTTGACACAACACATGAGGATAACTCTATCTTCACTTTTGAGATTGGAAGTGGCAGTGTTATCAGGGCTTGGGACATTGCTGTGAGAACCATGAAG GTTGGAGAAATTGCAAAAATAACATGCAAGCCAGAGTATGCGTATGGTAGTGCAGGAGCGCCACCAGATATTCCCCCTGG TGCGACACTAGTCTTCGAAGTTGAGCTAGTTGCCTGTCGACCCCGTAAGGGATCAAGCCTCGGAAGTGTTTCAGAGGAGAGGGCTAGGCTAGA AGAGATAAAGAAGCAAAGAGAAATGGCAGCTGCTGCgaaggaggaagagaagaagaagagagaagaagcaAAGGCGGCGGCTGCTGCTCGTGTGCAAGCCAAGTTAGAATCCAAGAAAGGAAAGGGCAAAGGGAAAGGAAAGTAG
- the LOC127740499 gene encoding uncharacterized protein LOC127740499, protein MKEAHIQEDDSDSHDSYESVEDELYRPPKVLGDNRYSSDSDNDSGNRKKSAKRDIKSDVREKHKPPKARLGDKEIDTDDSSYEGSEDEQSSEFDLDDNDGASDAEL, encoded by the exons ATGAAAGAAGCTCATATCCAGGAAGATGACAGTGACTCTCATGACTCATATGAGAGTGTTGAAGATGAACTGTACAGACCTCCAAAAGTTCTAGGAGACAATCGGTATAGCAGTGATAGTGATAATGACTCTGGCAACAGAAAAAAAAGTGCAAAAAGGGACATCAAGTCTGACGTCAGAGAGAAGCACAAGCCTCCTAAGGCCAGATTAGGTGATAAAGAAATAGACACTGATGACTCTAGCTATGAGGGTTCTGAAGATGAACAAAGCTCTGAGTTTG ATTTAGATGACAATGATGGTGCCTCGGATGCTGAATTATGA